In Pan paniscus chromosome 15, NHGRI_mPanPan1-v2.0_pri, whole genome shotgun sequence, the sequence ctgggatcacaggcatgcaccacctcgcccggctaattttgttttttagtagagacagggtttctccatgttggtcaggctggtctcaaactcccaacctcaggtgatctgcccgcctcagcctcccaaagtgctgggattacaggcgtgagccactgcacctggccagcatcCTGTTATAGTAGCTTGAACTAGACTAAGACAGCTCCTTAGGGGTCTGATAGGAAAACAAAGATTGAGTATAATGTTAACTGTAGGGTTTCTGTAGATGATGTCTTAttcagttcaggctgctgtaacaaaaataccatagactgggtagtttagacaacaaacatttatttctcaaagttctgaaGGCTatgaagttcaagatcaagacaTCAGCCAGTTTGGCTCCTGGTGAAGACCCACTCCCTGGTTTGCAGTGGGACACCTTGCTCTCTCCTCACATTTCAGAGGGATAATGGTCTTCTCCCTCATGTCTCTTTTTATCAGGGCACTAATCTCATGATGAGAGCTCTATTCTTATGACCTAATTACtgcccaaaggccccatctccaagtATTAACACATTGGGGGTCAGAGTTTACATATGTAAACTTTGGAATGATATAAACATTTAGCCCATAGCAAATACCCTAAAGGTTGAGAATTTCCCTTCCATTATTAGTGTGCTGACAGCTTTTATCAGAAATGAATGTGAggttttgtcaaatgctctttATGAGTCTGCTGAGAACatcaaatggtttttttttttagtttgttagtATGATGAATTATATTGATTGACATGAAAAATTACATCAACATTTGTTCCtggaataaaccccacttggtagtgatatattattctttttatacattgttaggTTCAAActgctaaaattttgtttagagTTACATTTATGAGAactattggtctgtagttttcttctaaATGTCTCTGGATAATTTGTCTTGAGTGACATCAGAGAATTATTTGGAAAACTTTTTCTTCTGGAGTAATTTGTATAGAATTAACATGGCTTTCTTAAGTGTTTAATAAACTTCACCAGTCAAGCATaaagttttctttgtggaaaggttTTTAACTGCAAATTTAATTGCTTAAATAGATCTATGGCTATTCAGGTTACCTATTTTTTAAGTGAGCTTTGGAAATTTGTCTCTTAattgcttttccattttattgaagtttttaaatttattgacataaagTCGTTCATCATAGTCTCCTATTATCTTtttgctatctgtgtaatctcTAAGGAAGTCATctctcatttctgatattggttGTTTGTgacatctttcttttctcctcctcagcTTAATGAGAGGTTTAGCAACGTTGTTGATCTTCTCAAAGAAACAGGATTTGGTTTTATTAAATTCCtctatcatttttctgttttttatttcattgatttctgccctgacctttattgatttcttcctgcttcctttgggttaaattttatctttttctattttcttaaggaGGATCCTAAGATCATAATTTGAGATTCTTCCACTTTTCTAATATAAGTATTTAGCGATAAAACCTTTTAACCTAagtaacaaacagagagagggtctttaaaagaaaaaggtatttatttgggaataaagtattgcaatgggaatacacgtgccatagtaaactatgtgcatattcagggaggtaaaggaagacaaaggttttcaaaagaaaaacgaAGAGGATTacaaaattgttttgaaataattatccttggctacaaagatcactAACAAGGACGACACCAGTTTGAGGCTGGATAGGCAGTTGTTGAGTAAATATCCttgcagaaatatttttagaTGATGTTGCAATGGCCTTTATGCAAGATGGTGGTTTTTGAGGTCTTTTGTGAtagttatcaggcatacaagcatAAGAATTCTCCCTTCTTAGCTTTCCCCAGCTCTATTTGtcaggatttttgttgttgttgctgttgtttgtttttctgagatagagtctcactctgtcacccgggctggagtgcagctgtgcaatcttgactcactgcaacctctgcctcctgggtttaagtgattcctgtgcctcagcttcccaagcggctgagattacagctgtgtgccaccaaacacggctaatttttttttttttctttttttaagtagagatggggtttcaccattttgtctaggctggtctggcagtcctggcctcaagtgatccacccaccttggccacccaaagtgttaagattacaggcgtgaaccactgcacctagccttgtCAGGGTTTCTTTAACattagtgactccattttgattctgacaactttcacaaaaCTTTCtcctaaattttactttattaccATCActcaattttttatatattgtatatattttaattttttcttttgagttcttCTTTGACCCAAATGTTACTTAGAAAATGTTAtgttaggctgggcgcagtagttcacacctataatcccagcactttgggaggctaaggtgggtggatcaccagaggtcaggagtttgagaccaccctggccaacttggtgaaactccgtctctactaaaactacaaaaattagctgggcatagtgatgtgtgcctgtagtcccagctactcaggaggctgaggcaggagaatcacttgaatccagggggtggagattacagtgagccaggatcctgctactgcaccccagcctgggtgacagagcaactcgaaaaaaaaaaaaggaagaaaatgttatgttacatttcatgtatatatatgtattcctgtgtgtgtgtgtgtatatatatacacacatgtatatatatatacacacacatatatatatatacatacacacatgtatatatatatacacacacatgtatatatatatatatacacatgtatatatatatatatatatatatatatatatacgtgtgtgtgtgtgtatatatatataaagttgacTGTAAAACAACCTCAGGCAGGCCCTTCAGgagatattccagaagaaggcattgttgtaGGGTATGATAGCTCCATGTGTTATTGCCCTTGTAGATCTTCCAGTGGCACAAGATATGGAGgtgaaagacagtgatattgatgattctAACCCCATGTAGACCTATgctaatatgtgtgtttgtgtcttaggtttttttgttgttgttgttgtttgtttttttgagatggagttccgttcttctctcccaggctggagtgcaatggcgtgatctcagctcactgcaacctctgcctcctgggttcaagcaattctcctgcctcagcttcccaagcaactgagattacaggcatgcgccaccacgcccagctaatttttgtatttttaatagagacggggtttcgccatgttggtcaggctggtctcaagctcctgacatcaggtgatccgcccgcctcggcctcccaaagtgctgggattacaggtgtgagccactgcacccagcctgtgtcttagttttaacaaaaaagttaaaaaattgttttaaatagaaaaaaaaccagaTAAGCCtgaggtgagaccctgtctctacaaaatatacaaaacttagctggcatggtgacacgtgcctgtagttccagctactcaggaggctgaggtggggaagtagaggttgccatgagccaagattgtgccactgttctccagcctgggcaagagagcgagaccctgtctcaaaaaaaaaaaaaaaaagaagaagaagaaagctatagaataaggatataaagaaaacatttttgtacagctgtataaTGTGTTTTAAGCTATGTGTTATTATAAAAGAGTCAaaactctttttatttaaaaatgtataaagtttaaaagttacagtaagctaaggttaatttattattgaagaaagaaaattttttcatAAGTTCAGTGTGCCCTAAtgatacagtgtttataaagtctacagtagggCACAGCAATGTCCTAGGCCTGCACAATCACTCACCACTCACCCATTGTCTCACCCAAGgcaacttctaatttttttttttttttttttttttttttgagaccaagtcttgctctgtcacccaggctggagtgcagtggcacgatctcagctcactgcaacctctgcctcccaggttcaagtgattctcctgcctcagcctcctgagtagctgggattacaggtgtgcaccaccacacccgactaatttttgtctttttagtagagacggggtttcaccatgttggtcaggctggtttcgaactcccgacctcatgatccacccgcctcggcctcccaaagtgctgggattacaggcgtgagccactgcacctggccgcagCTTCTAATTCTATAAGCTCCACACATAAGTGTCTTACagaggtgtaccattttttaccttttataccatatttttactgtaacttaTCTATGTTTAcgtacacaaatatttaccattgtgttacaactgcctatagtattcagtacagtaaacTGCTGAACAGGTTTgtaacctaggagcaataggttataccatatagcctagatgtAGAGCAAGCTATACTGCCTAGTTTTAGGTAATATAGTCTGTAAGGTTCCCAACAATGATGAAGTCACTCAATGACACATTGTATCCCCATCATTCAGCAACACGTGACTGTACTTGGTGTATACACTGGTTTTATACTCACTCTTTTGAGAGTCGGTTCTTGAAATCAAGTTTAGGCCTTTCTACCGTCTCTGCCTGATCTTCTGTGCTTTCTAGATCTCTGGTTATCCCCTCTCTTGGGATGATAGAATTCATACTCCTATGAGTTCCAGTACTAATGTTCCTGGCCCCTCTTTCATCTGAGgccctcaaacaaacaaaaatcatatgttgGCGCCTTGAATTATAAATACAGAAAACTGTAGTGAGACATTGTCAATTCTGTCCCCAGTCTTGACTGGTTGCATGCAAGTGATAGAATAGGATGTATGATTCTTGATGCTAAGAGTAATAGCTTTTATTATGGACAGACATtgtcctaaatattttttatatgtgaCCTCAACTAATCCGCAACAAATCTCTGAAGTTGATACCATGATTATCATGATTTTTTACATAGGGAACCTGATGTTAAAAAAGTTACGTTCCCTGCCTGCGGCCACACTACTCCCAAAAGGCACAGTGGAGTGTGAAACAGGTCTGTTTCACTCCAGAGCCAAGGCTCTGAAACACCATACCCCATGCCTCGGTGATAGTGGCTAACTTTCTGAGTGTCCACAGAATGCTGAACACTACGCTTTCTCTGAATGTCATCTTTACCACAGTACTTCTAATTAAGTGTtatgaatatttccattttacaggagTCCCACAGGCACTTGGAGTTGTTATCCTGTCTCAGGTTTTTAAAATCCAGGCTGGACCCATAAAAAATAAGCCAATCTTTGTAACTACTGCACTCCCTCCAACCTCCATTCATTCACTCCTTCTTTCACAAATGCTAGAAAAATGTTCCTTTGACTTAAGAATGTGTATGTCCAGACATTCCCTGGATTTTAAaagggcagattttttttttggtagaatagtATATCTGTCTCTCTATGTTAATTAATAGTGCATTGGGAATTTCTGAATTGAACCGTATTCCAAGAGTAACTGAGAACATGAACACTCATGAACCGAGAACATGAACTGAGAACATGAAAGCTCAGCTGATGGCAGGGGAGAAGTTGCAGAGGAAGCGTGAGGGCTGTTGCACACTAACTAGCTGGAGGTACACAACTGACCAAGCATGCACGAAGGCTGCCTCACTTCACATCTTGCCAAGGGCTTTCATGcccctactttttcttttccccttacaGTAGCCTCAGAAGGGAGGCAGGGCCAGTTCCCTAAGACCTGTTAACGGTTTCTAAAGCCCCTCCACTCCATCCAGCTGTCCCAGGAAGAAGTAGATGTTCATTTGTCCCCACAGACACTTCTATTCACCCCACAGCCACCCCATCCCCACCACTGTGGCATCTAATTTAGACCAGCCCGCCATAGGGATGTGTCAGGGCAGCTACGGATGCAATCCAAGAGAAGTGGAAGAATTGGTTACAgggtgtattcatttcctagggctgccataacaaaatgggTGGCTCAAATGAtagaaatgcatttatttatttattttttaaaattttgagacagggtctcattgttgcccaggctggagcgcagccccgaccccccaggctcaagtgatcctccatctcagcctcccgagtagctgggactataggtgtttgcaaccttgcctggctaattttttaatattttttgtagagatgggggtctcactatgctgcccaggctgctcttgaactcctgagctcaagcaatcctcctgcctcagcctcccaaagtgctggggttacaggcgtgaggcagcatgcccagccagaaattcattttctcactggaggccagaagttcaagaacacgatatggcaggtttggtttctcctgctTCCTCCTTCCTTGTTCTGCAGTGAGCAGGTCTATGCCAATGTACCCCCAAGGGCTGAGGGAGGTGAGAGGCCAAAGaaagggcttgactgaagtaggaaactaagaaaataacaaataatagcatacgtaataataataagagaaataacaATAGCTCATCAAATGAATTGCTGTATTAACCAAGGCTGAAAAGAATTTAAGTAGCCCCCCTGAAGTTAAAGTTAGAAGAGAATATTAACTGTCTGTCCCAAGAAACGTTAACCATATCTATCCTCCACATATTTTGTAGGCTCTGTAAactcctgtttctttcttccctGCACAGCTGCAAGGTCACAAGACAGATAAGCATAAGCTGCAAACCAAGTTCTCACAGAGACGTAAGACATGTTCCAAAAGTGTCACAGCAGCCTTTTGTTTTCACTTCTGTAAGCCTGCTTCACTTAGTTCCTGCCTCAAAATGCTTAAAAGGGactcattttctttgttcttgggCTCAGCCTTTTAGGACACAAGTCCGCTGGGCCAGTGTACACCTTAAAATAAACACCCTCCTGCACGCCATCTGGTCTCTCTGGTTCCTTAAATCCCACTTCATGACAagttcagtttctcagaaagaaacatttaatagggacTTACAAATAGAAGCCATGTCTCAGGCAGCCACAAGACAGTGGATCTCCGCACAGGCCCTGCAGAAAGTATTCTTTATATGGCAAgcttccccaccccccaccctgtgagatggaatcttgctctgtcactcaggctggaatgcagtggctcgatgtcggctcactgcaacctctgcctcccaggttaagtgTTGACAGATGCCAAAGGTAGTCTTTCAGTGGCTGTCAGGAAGGGTTGCCAAGAATGGAGTGGACTCACAGGCTAAGAACACTGGGGGCCTGTGAGAGCCCACCAGCAAGCTCTGGGAGACAGCTACCGCTCCATAGCACTTACTGAGGAGGGGAGCTTTCTTCCTGAGTTAGAGCAATGGCTTCCTGAGTTAGAACAATGGCTTGGAAGTCAGGAAACCTAGGGTGTAGTCCCGGCTGTGCCACTAACTAGCAACAAGCCATGTGCAAGTCACCGGAAAGGCAGGGGTCACATTTGGTCAGGGATGGCAAATGTGTGGCACACACACCCTTCCCCCTCTCGTGCCTTCGATAGAGGCTGTTGTTCAACCACACCACTGTCCAGAATTTTTTTCTACAGCATTTTGGGTAggcacttcctttttttttttgaaacagagtttcactcttattgcccaggctggagtgaagtggcaccatctcagctcactgcaacctccgcctcccaggttcaagtgattctcctgcctcagcctccctagtagctggattacaggcacccgccaccacgccccactactttttgtatttttagtagagagggggtttcaccatgctggccaggctggtcttgaactcctgacctcaggtgatccacctgcctcaacctcccaaagtgctggaattataggtgtgagccaccacgcccgaccggCACTTCCAATTAGAGTTGGTACACAAACTGAAATCTACTTGCTATCCCTCAATTCCGTGCTCTCCGAAGTCACTTCTAGCTCTAAAATGTAAGGTTCTGGCTTTCCAACTAAGAGGTGCCCATTTTTCTGATTTAGTAATAgctcactcaaaaaaaaaaaaaggaaaatggaaatttaGGATCATAATTTCATTGAGTCCTCTTCCCCACCCTGAGGCTAAGCAGGATCTTCCTGAGGTCACACTCGCCTTCCTTCTGTGCCAGAGAATGATTGTATTTGAGCTTCACCCCTCTGTCAGTTCACCCTGCATGGCAGTGTCCCAGGCTGTAGCTCCCTTTTGTCTAAAACAGCCCACACTTAACAGTTTTATGTTTGGCATCAAGGAATCTACAAGGAAAGGAATTTTCTCAAGCCACTAAAATCCAAGTCAGAAGGGAAGGCATTTAATTACTCCATTCACCGTTCTCCAAAGTGAATCAGATTTACAGTTCTTACCCCTTGCTGGAAGGCAATGCCAGAAACAGTACCTAGTAGACAGAACCGCTTCAGAAATCAGGTGTTTGCAACTGCGTTTTATTGAAAGAAAGAGTGGAGGGGTTAACATGGGGCCCACCTCACAACCCACTCTTCACCCCCAAAATCACGCAGGGATGGGACTCGGGAAAGGGAAGCATGTGTGTGTTGAATAGGAGCCCTAACTGTAGTTACTTCTTTCACagcagggaaggaagagggaagaggcaGCTGTGGAGAGGATGAGGTTGAGGGAGGTGGGGTATCTCGCTGCTCTGACCTTAGGTGGAGTCCTCCACAGAAGCATCGAAGTGGACTGGCACATATGGGCTCCCTTCACAGGCCACAATGATGTGTCTCTCCTTCGGGCTGGTCCGGTATGCACAGTTGGGGTACCTGGAGCCGTTTGTCAGGCGGCAGTCTGTGATGTGCATGCTGGAGTTGCTCTTGTAGCAGTTGCCCTGCCCGTTCTTGCAGGTGACCTTTTCCTGGAAACAGACATTCTGGACATCTACCAGGGGCTCGTGCACAAAGGTGTTCACTGGTTTGCACCGCCCCTGTGTCATATTCCGGCGCCTCATCATTTGGTTACAGTAGGTGGAGCTGCTGCTGGGGGAACTGTCTGAGTCCACATGCTGCCGCTGGAATTTCTTGGCCCGGGATTCCTTGCCCAGGGAAGGCTGGACCCAGCCCAGCACCAGCAGTATCAGGACAAGCAGAGGGAGCAGGACAAGAGACTTCTCCAGAGCCATGGTGGCCTCACTTTCCCAGAAAAGCCTaattgagaaaaggagagaggaggaaaagagcCCTCTTAGAAAAAGAACTCCAGCCCCCACCTATGGCTTGCCTGGTTTACAGTTTCTGTTTCAGGTCAGCCAGAAAGACGTCCATCCCACTTCCTGAGGTTTTTCGTGTAATGAGACACTCACGTGTACGCTTTTCCACGAGCGTTTTATTCCCACTCTCCAAAGCGAGGTCTTCCTCCCCTCTAGGTGGTGACCTACAAAGTGACCTAAAATCCTGTCAGTTCCTATCTTTGAATACTGGAGTTTGTTTGATCCAAAATACGTTTGTACCCAGTGCTCAAATGGCTCATCGAAACATCAGTTTGAATAAATCATGAACCAAATTGTATCCCCGACATCCAGGACCATGGGTGACAGAGCCTTGTCTTAGAGCATAAGGGAACTCAGGCCAGTGCCTGACACTGGCATCATAAaagattccattgtattccaaagAGAAACGCTGGCCTCCCCCAACTTGGAGGCTCCTTCTCCAGTCCCATGGATGCTCTGCAGCCTGCATGTTCCACCCTGACCCCTCTGCCCCCAACTGATGTTTGCCTGGGCCACATTTTTTCAGCACTAGCATCATCCAGTCTTTCTCAGTGCTGTGGACTGGCCCTAGCTCCCTCCTCTCCAACCCTGAAGCAGAAGCGGCACCTGAGAACACCTCTTGGGCTGCTTACCTGGATCTGCAGCTTGGTGTCTGAGAGAGATGGAAGGCCAGTTTCTGCAATCACTCAGCTCCCGGGGTGTGGACCTTATACAGATTACAAAGGGGTTTGGCTTCCAAGAGGAAAAGGGTGGGAGGAGCATCTCGAGCTCAGTTCAAATAAAATCAAGGACGTGAGGAAGGAGTGGTGAATCACCCAGGCCGCCGTCTTTCTAGGGCTGCTGAAGAAAGAGCAAATCTTTGCCTACGTTAGTCTTTCTTCCTATGT encodes:
- the RNASE1 gene encoding ribonuclease pancreatic; this encodes MALEKSLVLLPLLVLILLVLGWVQPSLGKESRAKKFQRQHVDSDSSPSSSSTYCNQMMRRRNMTQGRCKPVNTFVHEPLVDVQNVCFQEKVTCKNGQGNCYKSNSSMHITDCRLTNGSRYPNCAYRTSPKERHIIVACEGSPYVPVHFDASVEDST